GAACATTTCTGCGTCCTAAAAATAATAATTGGTTAGCAATTATTTCCGAAAGAGAGGGAATATTGTTGTTCATATTACTGATCAAGACCTGATTGAATATAAAGTGTCAGTTTTTGGGCTGCTGCTGAGGGAGATATTTCACCAGCGATCACTCTTTCATACCAAAATTCTCCTTGTTCTAAAATTTGATTCAACTTTTCCCAATCATCCAGAGGAACTGCCACGGCATTTTGAGATTGTTGTAATAATACCGATTCGATCGGTAGCAAATTTCCTTCGATCTGTACCCGTCGATTAGTGGGAATAAAACTTTCTGTTTGGGTGATTGCTTGTAATTGTTGTTCGGGATTAGTGAAAAATTTTCCTAAAGCTAATCCCAAACTATTTTCATTATCACTATTGTTGCGATTAAATACCATCACCCGTGTATAGAGAATTGGTGCTGCTTTACCTTGAGTTTCTTGGGGAAGTAAAGCGACTCTGAGATCATCTTTTAGGCTATTTTTTAAATCGGCAATTTCAATAGAATTACACACATAATAGGTTAAGCGGCCTCTAGCAAAGGCATCATGAAGTAATTCCCGTTGACGATTGAGGATAAAATTAGGCTGTGACGAGGCAAATTTTAGCCATTCTAGCCATTTTGCCCAACCATCTAAGCGAGGTTGCAGCCGACCCTGATCATCCCACAAATAGCCGCCAAAAATTGCCATTCCCCAAAAAGTATCTTCAAAAGAGGACACCATCCCCACAGAATAGCCTTTGCGCGCACGTTCCACTAATCCCCCTAAACTGCTGGGAGGTTGCTTCAGCAGCGGATCGGTACTAACTTGTAATTTTCTTTGATTATAACACAGTACATTAGTACGAGAACCTAAAGGAATGCCATAGATTTTTCCTTGATAGCTAACTTGTTTCAGCGTCGGGGGATAATAAATAGATAAATCTAGATTTTTCTGGTCAATTTCCTTCAGTACCCCTTGGGATACTAATCTGGGTATATTTTTCGAAAAAATTAGAATAACACTCGCACCTAATCCGCTTTGAGATTGTTTAAAAAAAAGTTCGGGTATCTCATCGATAGGAATAGCTTGTTCAAGAATTGTCACCTGCGGATTTAATTTTCTAAACTCTTGCAAAACGAGACCTAATAATTTAGTTAAATTTCCCTCTTCTGGATACCAAACCAAAAGGGTTCCTTGCCGTTGCTCCGATGATTGGTTAGGAAGATCACTAAAACAAGCATAAAGAAAAATTGGCATCAAGATAAAAAGCAATAGGAGCGATATAATTCTCCTTAGTTTTTTACTTCTCCAAGCAGTTTTAACTCTGAGCATTAGGGATTGCATTGATCGTGATCCTTCAAAAATCTTGCTGTCTATTCATAGTATCATGAAAGTGTAACCAATAATCTTGTTATTTTCTAACACTCTAATATCCAGTTTAATGCACTACGGTTCACAGTAAATACTCAACCTGAAAGCTATTCTTGCTCCCTGGCAGGAATCATTAAATAACTACCTCTTAAAAACCCAAGTGAACCCCATAAAAAAGACAAATTTGTTCGCCATTCCTGACAGCAAACAATTATTACTTGTCCGAAAAAGCCGAAAATAATGCCGCTCAAAAAGCCAAGATAACCACCTAAATTTAACACCACGATCCCCCATCTATATCTTTAAAATGCCAAGACCAATAACTAAGTAGTCGTGCAAAATTAATTTCCTAGTGAAGATAGGCAAGAGGCAAGAGGCAAGAGGCAAGAGGTGGTTAGATATGTGTAATTAATTTTGCTTAGGTACTTATAACAAACTTCAACAACAGCTAAATAACTGGGTTGTTCAGAACATATTATGCTAAATTACTTAGTTATTAAGGATAGGGCCAAGTCCATAGGCCAATACTTGATCTAGGGACCTAAGGCTTGCTCCCCCTCCCAACCTTTTCAGGAAAAAACTTAGTCAGAACCACGGTATAGCGCACCTAAATAAAATGTCAACCCCCTCCGTTTGCCGTCGTGCGACACCTCACTTCTAGGGCCTACCCGTTCACGTCTTTACTTATCACCGAGATCCAGCATTAAATGAAGGTAATTCAACTCTATGGCAAATGATAAACCACAACCTCTGTTAACTAGGATAGGCCGCTGGGCTGTTGCTGGTCTGCTCGGCGGTTTGATCGGCTCTCTGGCTGCGGTACTGCTGACCCAGGCGATCAAGCAAACCCTCGATATTGCCTCTAGACTGGATAGCGTTTGGCGACTGCTGCTGCCTCTGGTGGGCGTTACCTTAGCAGTGCTAGTCCTGTTTGGACTGGGTAGGGGGCAACCCGTGCAGACCTTAGCTCCCCGGGGGGCGACTTCCTCTGGCCGCTGGGGTTCTCTCATGGACTGGTACTCCTTCCCCCATGACATTGCTCGCGCCGATTTGACCGGTGACGTGGTCAACGCATCCGGTGCCGAAGAGCGCTTCCCCTGGAATCTAGCCCCCTTGCGCGCCCTAGCCATCCTCTCCACTGTTGGGCTGGGGGCGCCCATGGGAACAGAATCACCAGCGGCTCATATTGGCGTGGCGACGGGAACCTGGTTAGGTAGCACAAATCCAGCCCTGGGTCAACTGGTGCGGCCGCTGGCCATCGGCGGCGGTGCGGCCAGTGTTTCTGCCCTGATGGGAATCCCTCTGGTGGGCAGCTTCTTTATGTTTGAGTTGAGTCAGCGACGCCAGGTTCCGATCACCCCGGAGCGAGTGGCGGCGATGTTAGCCGGGGGACTGGTGGGATGGGGAGTCAACGCTGCCTTTAAGCTGCAACTGATCCGGCTGGTCGTGCCGCAGGTTGCCCCGACTGACTTCGGGGATGCGGTGGGTGCCACTTTGTTGATCGGATTGGTCGTCGGCACGATTACAGCCCTCACCGGTGAGGCGATCTACTGGGCCAGAGGCTTGCGGGACAGGCCCGCCACTCGTCTCCTGATCGGTGGCCTGGTGATGCTATTCTTGGCGATCGTGATCGGACAGGTGGCGACCCCCGCAGCGGCTTTTGGACCAGGGGGAGCCGCTATCGTCTGGGCCGAAAACATTGAAACGACTCCTTATCACCTGTTGGCGGTAGCTCTGCTCCGGGCTGCCGCCACCACCGCTGCCGTTTTAGCCGGGGGCTGTGGTGGCGTGTTTGTCCCTTTTCTGGCGATCGGCGACCTCAGTGGCCGGGTGTTCGCAACCACCTTTGAGATTTCGGGGGATCTGGCCGGTGCGGCGGGGGCAGCAGCCGGTATTGCTGGCGGCTATCGCCTACCTTTGACCGCCGTGGCGATGGTACTGGGGGTAGGGGGTCCGGGGGCGGCCCAGCTAACCTGCCTTGCTACAGTGGTCGTCGCCGCCCTTTCGGGATTGGTGGCCGCACGGGCAGCCAATCAACTCTCCAGTTCCCTGCGGGCAATGATCCGCTAGAAGCCACGGTCAGGTCTCCACTGAGCCGAAAATTTAGGTGATCGCGGTTGTTAGTTGGTGAAGAATTGGGCGGGTAATTGCCTCCTTTAATCTCATCCCCCTAAAAACGATCGCCCTTAGCTCCAGCAGCAAACTGCGATCGCCTTTTATCGTTCCGACAAATGAAGAGAACGATTTAAAATATTCTCAATGCCGTAGGGACAAACGGGTGGAAACTCTAATCCCGTCTCTCTAAAGGCATCGCAACAAGCAACAGCATAGAGTTTAAATAGGCTTTCATCGGTTAAATATCCCTTTAAACTGGGGCTATCGTCCAAATAGAGCCTAATATTAGCCCGTTCTCGTTGAATAGTTCCCAGCCAACTGCGGGATCGCCGTTGAGGTTGATAGTCCCACTTTAATAAATGATGCAAAATTAATCTTAGACTAGCGAGTAAGCGATCGCGCTCCCGTTTCGACAAATCCCGCACCTCTTCGACTAAATTCTCAATATCCAACTCGGCAAACCGACCAGAGGCTAATAAATCGGCCATTTGTTCGGCCCAAAGTCCAAAGTCTTGCTCATAGGATGCCGTCATCGATTTATCTCCTTCTAAGCTCAATTAACATTATATTAATAATCCGCCAAAAGTGAGGGCTTAAAAACGGATTTACTATCATAATGTGTTGTTTTCTTGATTGTCTGAAGATTGAACGCGAAAGGGAGGCGCAACATAATCGGAAGGTAAATAATTTTCGGGAATGGTTGTTGTATTTCCATCTCGTAGGGAGGTGTAACTGGGAGAGAGAATCTCAATCCCGGCTTCATTACACTTATCTTGAATATTTTGATGGAGTTCTGAATAAATTATTACCATCAAATTGGGTTGGTTAGTGTAAGCATTTAATTGATAACTGATGTAAAAATTATCTAGGCTAGTTTGCAGGACAAAAGGTGCGGGTTCTTTGAGAATATGCTCAGTTTCTAGAGCAGCTTCAATTAAGGTTTTGTGGGCTTTTCGCCAAGGCAGATCGTACCCTAGGGTAATCGTTGTCTGAATAATTAGATTTCTGTTTAATTCCCGCGAGGAAATACTAAAGTTAATCACATTACTACTTAATAAAGATGAGTTAGGAATAGTAATGATTTTATTAGTGGGAGTGCAAATGCGAATGACTAGGAAGTTTTTTTCAATTAGATCGCCAATTACATCTCCTACCTGAATGTGATCTCCGATGCGAAAGGCACGGGTATAGATAAGAATAATTCCCCCAATGACATTGGCGATTGCCGAAGTAGAACCAAGGGATAAAAGAAGA
This Microcystis wesenbergii NRERC-220 DNA region includes the following protein-coding sequences:
- a CDS encoding chloride channel protein — its product is MANDKPQPLLTRIGRWAVAGLLGGLIGSLAAVLLTQAIKQTLDIASRLDSVWRLLLPLVGVTLAVLVLFGLGRGQPVQTLAPRGATSSGRWGSLMDWYSFPHDIARADLTGDVVNASGAEERFPWNLAPLRALAILSTVGLGAPMGTESPAAHIGVATGTWLGSTNPALGQLVRPLAIGGGAASVSALMGIPLVGSFFMFELSQRRQVPITPERVAAMLAGGLVGWGVNAAFKLQLIRLVVPQVAPTDFGDAVGATLLIGLVVGTITALTGEAIYWARGLRDRPATRLLIGGLVMLFLAIVIGQVATPAAAFGPGGAAIVWAENIETTPYHLLAVALLRAAATTAAVLAGGCGGVFVPFLAIGDLSGRVFATTFEISGDLAGAAGAAAGIAGGYRLPLTAVAMVLGVGGPGAAQLTCLATVVVAALSGLVAARAANQLSSSLRAMIR
- a CDS encoding DUF29 domain-containing protein, which translates into the protein MTASYEQDFGLWAEQMADLLASGRFAELDIENLVEEVRDLSKRERDRLLASLRLILHHLLKWDYQPQRRSRSWLGTIQRERANIRLYLDDSPSLKGYLTDESLFKLYAVACCDAFRETGLEFPPVCPYGIENILNRSLHLSER
- a CDS encoding sugar ABC transporter substrate-binding protein, whose amino-acid sequence is MQSLMLRVKTAWRSKKLRRIISLLLLFILMPIFLYACFSDLPNQSSEQRQGTLLVWYPEEGNLTKLLGLVLQEFRKLNPQVTILEQAIPIDEIPELFFKQSQSGLGASVILIFSKNIPRLVSQGVLKEIDQKNLDLSIYYPPTLKQVSYQGKIYGIPLGSRTNVLCYNQRKLQVSTDPLLKQPPSSLGGLVERARKGYSVGMVSSFEDTFWGMAIFGGYLWDDQGRLQPRLDGWAKWLEWLKFASSQPNFILNRQRELLHDAFARGRLTYYVCNSIEIADLKNSLKDDLRVALLPQETQGKAAPILYTRVMVFNRNNSDNENSLGLALGKFFTNPEQQLQAITQTESFIPTNRRVQIEGNLLPIESVLLQQSQNAVAVPLDDWEKLNQILEQGEFWYERVIAGEISPSAAAQKLTLYIQSGLDQ